The Lactuca sativa cultivar Salinas chromosome 2, Lsat_Salinas_v11, whole genome shotgun sequence genome includes a window with the following:
- the LOC128125858 gene encoding serine carboxypeptidase-like 2 isoform X1 — protein sequence MPNIMYRFFIISLCLCVANSTSTGRIKYLPGFQGPLPFYLETGYVGVDVNEDVQLFYYFIHSESNPKDDPLMLWLTGGPGCSSISGLLFEIGPIEFEAVAYNGSLPSLISRSRSWTKMTNIIFLDIPVGTGFSYARTAHASCSNNILYSEHAYEFIRKWLESHMEFISNPFYIGGDSYSGNPIPIITQIISNGNEIGIKPYINIKGYVLGNPLTFPEEDNYKIRFANGMGLISDELYKSLFHSCQGEYRSDYINPDNVECLQNLALYEKCIDGIQQPQVLEPYCGDTESPIKLPRQMLSKERRLLSAFYCRFDETRLAYYWANDVGVREALRIRKESIGTWIRCNYDLNFTTIVDDVRPYHLNLSNKDYRSLVYSGDHDMVIPHQSTQAWIKDLGYIVIDQWRSWKVHGQIAGYTETYSNRMTYATVKGGGHTAPEYKPEECFVMFKRWIHGQPL from the exons ATGCCCAATATCATGTATCGTTTTTTCATCATCTCCCTTTGTTTGTGTGTTGCAAACTCAACATCAACAGGAAGAATAAAGTATCTTCCAGGGTTTCAAGGACCTCTTCCTTTTTATTTGGAAACCGG CTATGTTGGCGTGGATGTGAATGAGGATGTTCAATTGTTTTATTACTTCATTCATTCTGAGTCAAATCCCAAAGACGATCCTCTCATGCTCTGGCTTACTGGTGGTCCGGGTTGTTCCTCCATTTCTGGCCTCCTCTTTGAAATCG GTCCAATTGAATTTGAGGCCGTGGCTTATAACGGAAGCTTGCCGAGTTTGATTTCGAGATCTCGTTCATGGAccaag ATGACAAACATAATCTTCTTAGATATTCCCGTTGGTACTGGGTTCTCTTATGCTAGAACGGCACATGCTTCTTGTTCTAATAACATCCTATATTCTGAGCATGCCTACGAATTTATAAGAAAG TGGCTCGAAAGTCATATGGAGTTCATTTCCAACCCGTTTTACATTGGAGGCGACTCGTACTCTGGAAACCCAATCCCCATAATCACACAAATAATATCAAATG GAAACGAAATTGGCATTAAGCCTTACATTAATATAAAG GGATACGTACTCGGGAACCCTTTGACATTCCCAGAAGAAGACAATTATAAAATACGATTTGCAAATGGTATGGGGCTTATTTCCGATGAACTCTATAAG TCACTATTCCACAGTTGTCAAGGCGAGTATCGATCGGACTACATAAACCCAGACAATGTAGAATGTCTGCAAAATCTTGCGTTATACGAGAAA TGTATAGACGGGATCCAACAACCCCAAGTATTAGAACCATATTGTGGTGATACTGAATCGCCAATCAAATTACCTAGACAAATGTTGTCTAAAGAGCGACGTTTACTTTCTGCATTTTATTGTCGG TTTGATGAAACACGTCTAGCTTATTACTGGGCAAATGATGTTGGCGTTAGAGAAGCATTGCGAATCAGAAAG GAGAGCATTGGAACTTGGATAAGATGCAATTATGATTTAAATTTCACAACGATAGTAGATGATGTCAGACCTTATCATCTCAACCTCAGCAACAAGGATTATCGATCACTTGTATACAG TGGTGACCACGATATGGTTATTCCTCACCAATCGACTCAAGCATGGATAAAAGACCTTGGTTACATTGTTATTGATCAATGGCGATCATGGAAGGTTCATGGTCAAATCGCAGG GTACACAGAGACTTATTCCAATAGAATGACATATGCCACTGTAAAG GGTGGGGGGCACACAGCCCCCGAGTATAAGCCCGAAGAGTGTTTTGTGATGTTCAAGAGGTGGATACATGGTCAACCATTGTAA
- the LOC128125858 gene encoding serine carboxypeptidase-like 3 isoform X2 — protein sequence MPNIMYRFFIISLCLCVANSTSTGRIKYLPGFQGPLPFYLETGYVGVDVNEDVQLFYYFIHSESNPKDDPLMLWLTGGPGCSSISGLLFEIGPIEFEAVAYNGSLPSLISRSRSWTKWLESHMEFISNPFYIGGDSYSGNPIPIITQIISNGNEIGIKPYINIKGYVLGNPLTFPEEDNYKIRFANGMGLISDELYKSLFHSCQGEYRSDYINPDNVECLQNLALYEKCIDGIQQPQVLEPYCGDTESPIKLPRQMLSKERRLLSAFYCRFDETRLAYYWANDVGVREALRIRKESIGTWIRCNYDLNFTTIVDDVRPYHLNLSNKDYRSLVYSGDHDMVIPHQSTQAWIKDLGYIVIDQWRSWKVHGQIAGYTETYSNRMTYATVKGGGHTAPEYKPEECFVMFKRWIHGQPL from the exons ATGCCCAATATCATGTATCGTTTTTTCATCATCTCCCTTTGTTTGTGTGTTGCAAACTCAACATCAACAGGAAGAATAAAGTATCTTCCAGGGTTTCAAGGACCTCTTCCTTTTTATTTGGAAACCGG CTATGTTGGCGTGGATGTGAATGAGGATGTTCAATTGTTTTATTACTTCATTCATTCTGAGTCAAATCCCAAAGACGATCCTCTCATGCTCTGGCTTACTGGTGGTCCGGGTTGTTCCTCCATTTCTGGCCTCCTCTTTGAAATCG GTCCAATTGAATTTGAGGCCGTGGCTTATAACGGAAGCTTGCCGAGTTTGATTTCGAGATCTCGTTCATGGAccaag TGGCTCGAAAGTCATATGGAGTTCATTTCCAACCCGTTTTACATTGGAGGCGACTCGTACTCTGGAAACCCAATCCCCATAATCACACAAATAATATCAAATG GAAACGAAATTGGCATTAAGCCTTACATTAATATAAAG GGATACGTACTCGGGAACCCTTTGACATTCCCAGAAGAAGACAATTATAAAATACGATTTGCAAATGGTATGGGGCTTATTTCCGATGAACTCTATAAG TCACTATTCCACAGTTGTCAAGGCGAGTATCGATCGGACTACATAAACCCAGACAATGTAGAATGTCTGCAAAATCTTGCGTTATACGAGAAA TGTATAGACGGGATCCAACAACCCCAAGTATTAGAACCATATTGTGGTGATACTGAATCGCCAATCAAATTACCTAGACAAATGTTGTCTAAAGAGCGACGTTTACTTTCTGCATTTTATTGTCGG TTTGATGAAACACGTCTAGCTTATTACTGGGCAAATGATGTTGGCGTTAGAGAAGCATTGCGAATCAGAAAG GAGAGCATTGGAACTTGGATAAGATGCAATTATGATTTAAATTTCACAACGATAGTAGATGATGTCAGACCTTATCATCTCAACCTCAGCAACAAGGATTATCGATCACTTGTATACAG TGGTGACCACGATATGGTTATTCCTCACCAATCGACTCAAGCATGGATAAAAGACCTTGGTTACATTGTTATTGATCAATGGCGATCATGGAAGGTTCATGGTCAAATCGCAGG GTACACAGAGACTTATTCCAATAGAATGACATATGCCACTGTAAAG GGTGGGGGGCACACAGCCCCCGAGTATAAGCCCGAAGAGTGTTTTGTGATGTTCAAGAGGTGGATACATGGTCAACCATTGTAA